The Brumimicrobium sp. genomic interval GAACATTCATTTCTTTTTGCTGGGCAATGATATAAAGAGTTAATTCCTCTACTTTTTCAGTTAATAATTTATTCATTTCTCCCAAAGGGAGTCCATTAGTTTCAATATTTACTGCACTGGGAAATCCAGGAAGGCGCTTATTTAGTTGTATATATTCTTCTACTTTATTCAGAGATGGGAGCTTATAATCTGGGTGAAACACATAGTCCGGCCAAGAGGCTAAATCTACAATTACTTCTCGGGTATATGTTGTGTTATTTTGGCTATTTACTTTTAGTATGGAATTTCCAGCTTGATTTTTTAACTCTAGCGTTCCATTAGGAAATACAGTTAATATAGGCAAACCTCCCTGCGTATAGGAATTGAGCATAAATTTTCCTGAATAATCGACAGAAAGTAAAGAATTCTCATTATTATTCTGTAATCTGCTAATATTTAAAGCAAAATTTTCAGATAATGTAGGATATCCTTTTATATCTAGCTTGGCTTTTGGCTGTTGCGTTCCTATCCCTACTCTCCCCTTACATTGAGATTCATCTAAATATACAATTGGTATATCCGAGTATTTGATGGATTTCCAAGAAGTGTTTGGACACGTTGTTGTTTTGATAGGTATTGAAGGGATTCCTATTTGGGCTTTTACATTATTGGTTAATAGTAAAAATGGGGATGCTAGTAAGATATACTTTAACTGATGATAAGCCCTCCATCCCCGAAAAGGGCGTAGTACATGATTCATTCTCATAGTGTGTTATTTTATAGTGCTACTGCAATTTAAATGCATTCTTTGGGATTACCAAATAAATAGAGCGTTTTTTTAGTTTTTTGGTTTACTTATTCTACATGTGCAACTAGTAATTAAAATAAAATTATAAATTTGATTATTCTTAAGCTATTTAAAAAATGAAAAATCTAATCCTTTACCTCATTTTATCTCTATTTATCTGGACAAGTTGCACTCAATCCAAGAAAGAAATAGATATTCCCAATTACCCTTTTTTACAAGCAGACTCGCTGATGCATTTTAAGGTAGGAGATCGTTTTATTATTGGAGATCGATACAACAGCTGTTGTATGTCTGCTTGGATACAACAAGATACTGTAAACGATTATGTAATCTCTCCATTATTTAAATATATTGAAACGATAAAAGATATAGCCGATTCAGATTGTGATGGATGTTCGGATTATTATTATAGCATATATGAATGTACACAACCAGGTATAGATACTTTACACTATTTAGAATTAGCGATGAGCGACTTAGTAAATGTCTCTGAGGCTATTAAATTCAATAACGGAACATTAGATATGACACAATTTATCATCTTACATCGTGGTGACTTTGATGAAGCCTTTATGGAAGAATATACTTTTATAGATTCTTTGGGAAATAAAGATGAAAGGAAATTAGTTTTTTCTCAGGAGGCTATGAATTATAAGATAAACTATTTAATTTCTGTATCTAAGTAGATTCATGAGAATATTTTCGAAATTATCTCTTCTTTTTGGAAAGGAGCTGTAAACTCTACCAATTGCCTATTGTTTTTATCAATTGCAATAATCTTCGTACAATATTCAAAACACAATTCTAGATCATGAGAAGAAATAAATACTAATTTCTCATTGTGTAGAGCCACATTTTGTAGTATCCCCATCACTTTTCGCTTGTTGTTATAATCCAAAAAGGCTGTAGGCTCATCTAAAACCATTACCTCACTTTCCTGTGCTAACGCCTTCCCTATCATAGCGATTTGACGTTCGCCATCACTTAAAAAAATGGTGTCTTTTTCTTGTAATTCCATTAAGTCTAGTGAATTTAATACCTCATCTATTACCCTCTTATCCTCTTCACTCAATCGATTCAAAATATTTGTATAAGGCGCTCGCCCCATACTAATCAATTCATAAACTGACAAATGGTTAACACCAAAAAATTTAGAAGGCACATAACTCAATGTTTTTACTTTTTCCTCTTGGGTAAGTTGAAACAAACTCTTATTATGCACACAAATTTCACCTTCTATAGGAGTTATAAAACCCATCAAATGATCAAAGAGCGTAGTTTTTCCAGAACCATTAGGTCCAATTAAACCCACTAATTCTCCCTTTAAGAACTCCAAATTTCTTGCTTCAAACAACAATTTAGGTTCTTGTTTTCCTTGAAATCCGATATGTAAATTTTGAAAATGAAGCATCAGAATTTTTTAAGAATAATCCATACAACTACTGGAGCTCCAATTAACGCAGTAAGTGCATTTAAAGGAATCTTAATGGTATCCATTAAAAGTTGCATTAAAATATCACAAAATACTATCAAGACAGCTCCCATTAAGGCACTTCCCAATATCAACTGAAAATGATTCGTGGTTTTATATACAAATTTCACCATATTTGGAATAATTAATCCTACAAACGCAATAGGTCCACAATATGCCGTAATTACACCTGATAGAATGGAAGTAATCAAAACTACTACAAAGCGAATTTGCTTTGTGTTTACACCCAAAATTGAAGCATTTTTATCTCCTAAAACTAATAAGTTTAGCGGTTTTGCTATAAGTAAACTAAGTAAGAATCCCATTAGAACTACTACAAAAAGACCTGGCAATTGGCTATAGCTTATTGATTGTAAAGAGCCAAAACTCCATAACATAAAAGTTTTTAAGTCATTTGGGTCAGCATAAGATTGTATCACACTTACAATAGCACCAATAAAACTTCCCAACATTATTCCAACCAGCAAGAGCGAAATTTTATTTTTTAAATAAAGTGAGCTAGCTAATACTAAGAGTCCTACTAAGAAAGCCCCTACCATAGCAGCTGTAACTAAACTAAAAGAAGTGCTTATTACATGGAAAGAAAACATCGTTGAAATCGCAACAAATAAAGAAGCTCCTGAGTTTATACCCAATACATAAGGTCCAGCTAAAGGATTCTGGAAAAGTGTTTGCAAAAGTAAACCTGATACAGACAAAGCAATTCCTACCATTACTCCCGTAATCACACGGGGAAATCGAAAAATACGTACCATGATTTCACTTTGAGAATTTGTATCATGTGCAAATAAGGCTTTCCAGATATCGGCAAATGAGATGGAGAAACTCCCCAAAGTCAAATCATACATTACTAACAATATGAGTAATATCAATAAAATGAGAGACCATTTCCAATATGTTTGTTGCTTACTTTGCACAAATTTATTCTTCATTTTGTGCATCAAAGATACCATATTGACTCTTATGATAAGGATTAAGATAAGAAATTATTCCAATATCAGTTTAGAATAATATTTCATTTCTGTGTCTTCAAATACTTCTGGATGGAAAATCTTAGCAATATCTTCCAATACGATATGTGGCTCAATAGCTGAATTTTCAAAGAAACAATTCATATTACCCATATAGGAATATAAATTTCCTAGTTTTACCGATCTAAGCAAAGCGAATTTAGAATTTTGTGCCAATAACTCTTTGCGAGAAGTGGCTGCCATATTAATCCAATTTTCTACGTCTTTATTATCATTAATAACTTCTTCTAAAGATAATTCTAAACTACCTGTTCCAGTAGATTCTTTATACACATAGTTCACATTGGCATCTGCTAGTAATTGAGCATTATAACTTCTCCCCGTTGGCGCATTAAAGATATCTCCCCAATAAGTCCCTGACAAAGCTTGAGGGTATATGGATAGTTGCTGAAGCTTATTTGCTAAATTTTCATATTTTATTCTAATATCTTCAAAAATTGCATTTGCCTCCTGTTCTTTATGAAAGAGAATGCCATAAATTTTAATCCATTCTGCTCTACCTAAAGGATGGTTTTCTTTCCATTCATACATTAAGAAAGTTTTTAAACCTATTTGCTTAAACTTATTAAAAATAGGCGTATTCATATCATAACCCGAATAAAAGATAAGGTCTGGTTGAACAGCTGCATAAGACTCTGCATTTGCGCGAAAAATATCACCAACGGCTTTTATTCT includes:
- a CDS encoding ABC transporter ATP-binding protein → MLHFQNLHIGFQGKQEPKLLFEARNLEFLKGELVGLIGPNGSGKTTLFDHLMGFITPIEGEICVHNKSLFQLTQEEKVKTLSYVPSKFFGVNHLSVYELISMGRAPYTNILNRLSEEDKRVIDEVLNSLDLMELQEKDTIFLSDGERQIAMIGKALAQESEVMVLDEPTAFLDYNNKRKVMGILQNVALHNEKLVFISSHDLELCFEYCTKIIAIDKNNRQLVEFTAPFQKEEIISKIFS
- a CDS encoding iron ABC transporter permease; protein product: MKNKFVQSKQQTYWKWSLILLILLILLVMYDLTLGSFSISFADIWKALFAHDTNSQSEIMVRIFRFPRVITGVMVGIALSVSGLLLQTLFQNPLAGPYVLGINSGASLFVAISTMFSFHVISTSFSLVTAAMVGAFLVGLLVLASSLYLKNKISLLLVGIMLGSFIGAIVSVIQSYADPNDLKTFMLWSFGSLQSISYSQLPGLFVVVLMGFLLSLLIAKPLNLLVLGDKNASILGVNTKQIRFVVVLITSILSGVITAYCGPIAFVGLIIPNMVKFVYKTTNHFQLILGSALMGAVLIVFCDILMQLLMDTIKIPLNALTALIGAPVVVWIILKKF
- a CDS encoding ABC transporter substrate-binding protein; protein product: MIQVKNPDNLEILKEYRITKDGLNEDISSNSKRIIAGSATHIGMMRALGVLDKLVGIPEWEYVCESFDKSRIKAVGDIFRANAESYAAVQPDLIFYSGYDMNTPIFNKFKQIGLKTFLMYEWKENHPLGRAEWIKIYGILFHKEQEANAIFEDIRIKYENLANKLQQLSIYPQALSGTYWGDIFNAPTGRSYNAQLLADANVNYVYKESTGTGSLELSLEEVINDNKDVENWINMAATSRKELLAQNSKFALLRSVKLGNLYSYMGNMNCFFENSAIEPHIVLEDIAKIFHPEVFEDTEMKYYSKLILE